TCGCCCTGTTATACATTATAGCATGTCTCGTGAAAACATTCTGGTGGGTCATTGCAATCGCACTCTTCCTGATCTTCATAACCTATTAGAGTCTGGTCATAAAAAAGGCAAACTCCGAGCTCACAGTGATTTTATGTGGAATCACGCACTTAATGAATGGGCATACACTCACTGGGAATGGGCGGATGTAATGGTCGAAGCAAAAGGAAAGAACCTTGCTAGCTTCGAGCTACATAAGTTCTGGAAAAGCCTGGAAAATCCCGTGTGATCGATTTTTTAATCGAAAACATACTCCTCTGCCTATTCCTAGTAGCTTACTAACTTTATCTGCAGAAAGACCTGAATTCATTAAATCTATAGCTTCTTTATATAAATCATAATTAGGCAAATTTTTTGTTTGTAGTATAGAAAGTCTCTTTTTTTCCGAGCAAGGATTTTTTCTTCCGTGCATAGGGTTGTTCTCCCCTTGTTTCGATAAAGAGAGATTCTTTTTCCATTCTGATGTACGTTCTATACCTTTTAAACCCCGACTTCGTTTAATTAGCGTTTCTTCCGACGGCTTCCAACCTTTTTTACTAGGCGGACGGGCACCTATTACTAAATTAGTTAGATTTTTCAATCCGATTGATTCAGTGAGCGTTTCCTCGTACTGGTATGCGAGATTTTCGTCATCGAAATATTTTAAAATCTCCACAATTGGTTCTTGATTTTGAGAATGTAATCTTTTTATGAAACGGTCTTTATAAGGATTTTCGTTGCCGTCTTTAAAAAGATTGTGGCTCCATGCACGATTACCGGAGCCTTTACCAATATAAAA
This portion of the Veillonellales bacterium genome encodes:
- a CDS encoding GIY-YIG nuclease family protein, whose protein sequence is MKYYVYQLLDPNTNSPFYIGKGSGNRAWSHNLFKDGNENPYKDRFIKRLHSQNQEPIVEILKYFDDENLAYQYEETLTESIGLKNLTNLVIGARPPSKKGWKPSEETLIKRSRGLKGIERTSEWKKNLSLSKQGENNPMHGRKNPCSEKKRLSILQTKNLPNYDLYKEAIDLMNSGLSADKVSKLLGIGRGVCFRLKNRSHGIFQAFPELM